Proteins encoded by one window of Arachis ipaensis cultivar K30076 chromosome B04, Araip1.1, whole genome shotgun sequence:
- the LOC107636841 gene encoding uncharacterized protein LOC107636841, whose protein sequence is MEWERPTTVTEVRSFLGLAGYYWRFIEGFFQIALPMTKLTRKEAPFIWTSECEESFQTLKQRLTSAPVLILPEPHEPFEVYCDASLKGLDCVLMQYQNVVAYTSQLRGFGRRWRWGRMVDRLVKAVGQQYLIRVEIPELRLKVY, encoded by the exons atggaatgggaaagaccgaCGACGGTGACGGaagttaggagtttcttgggGTTAGCCGGATATTACTGGAGATTTATCGAAGGATTTTTCCAGATTGCGCTCCCAATGACCAAGTTGACAAGAAAAGAAGCGCCTTTTATTTGGACGTCGGAGTGTGAAGAGAGTTTTCAAACTTTGAAGCAGAGgttaacttcagcacctgtttTGATCTTGCCGGAACCGCATGAACCGTTTGAAGTATATTGTGACGCTTCGTTGAAGGGTTTGGATTGCGTGTTGATGCAATACCAGAACGTGGTGGCTTACAcatcgc AGCTGAGagggttcggaaggcggtggcgatggggtCGCATGGtggatcggttggtgaaggctgtgggacagcagtaTTTGATTAGAGTAGAAATTCCTGAGTTACGGCTTAAGGTGTATTAA